In the Populus trichocarpa isolate Nisqually-1 chromosome 1, P.trichocarpa_v4.1, whole genome shotgun sequence genome, AAGTCTCCACCATTGCCATCAGCTTCACCTCCGACCTCATCTTCAGCTCCCATTTTACCTCCATTGCCTTCTTATATTTCTCCAGTTACATCCCCTTCAAAAGTTCCACCAATCCCATCCCCAACCCCATCCCCGACATCAAATTTATTTCCATCTCCTCCTTATACTTCACCAGCATCCCCTCCAAGAATTTCACCCAttccatcaccatcaccatttCCATCTCCTAATTTATCTCAATCACATCCTCATACTCCTCCAACATCCCCTCCAAAAGTTTCACCAATTCCAATACTATCCTCATCCCCGCATCCCAATTTATCTCCATCCCCTTCTTATACTTCACCAAAAATCTCACCAATTTCACCACTATCCGCACCCTCAACTCCTAATTTATCTCCATCACATCCTCATACTTCCCCGATACCCACTTCAAAAGTTTCACCATTTCCATCACTATCCCCATCTTCGCATCCCACTTTATCACCATCACCTTCTTATACTTCTCCAAAATTCTCACCAATTTCACCACTATTCGCATCCCCAAATCCCAATTTATCTCCATCACATCCTTATACATCCCCGATACCCCCTCCAAAAGTTTCACCATTTCCATCACTATCCCCATCCCTGCATCCCAATTTATCTCCATCACCTTATTATACTTCTCCCAAAATCTCACCAATTTCACATCTATCCCTATCCCCGAATCCCAATTTATCTCCATCACATCCTTATACTTCCCCAATACCCACTCCAAAAGTTTCACCATTTCCATCAATATCCTCATCCCCACATCCCAATTTATCTCCATCGCCTTCTTATACTTCTCCCAAAATCCCACCAATTTCACAACTATCCCCATCCCCGAATCCCAATTTATCTCCATCATATCCTTATACTTCCCCGATACCCACTCCAAAAGTTTCACCATTTCCATCACTATCCCCATCTTTGCATCCCAATTTATCACCATCGCCTTCTTATACTTCTCCAAAAATCTCACCAATTTCACCACTATCCCCACCCCCAACTCCTAATTTATCTCCATCACATCCTCACACTCCTCCGACATCCCCTCCAAAAGTTTCACCATTTCCATCACTATCCCCATCCCCACATCCCAACTTATCTCCATCGTCTTCTTATACTTCTTCTAAAATCTCACCAATTTCACAACTATCCCCATCCCCAACTCCTAATTTATCTCCATCACATCCTCATACTCCTCCGACATCCCCTCCAAAAGTGTCACCATTTCCATCACTATCCCCATCCCCGCATCCCAATTTATCACCATCGTCTTCTTATACTTCTCCAAAAATCTCACCAATTTCACCACTATCCCCACCACCAACTCCTAATTTATCTCTATCACATTCTCACACTCCTCCGACATCCCCTCCAAAAGTTTCACCATTTCCATCACTACCCCCATCATCGCATCCTAATTTATCTCCATCGCCTTCTTATACTTCTTCAAAAATCTCACCAATTTCACCACTATCCGCACCCCCAACTCCTAATTTATCTCCATCACATCCTCATACTTCCCCGATACCCACTCCAAAAGTTTCACCATTTCCATCACTATCCCCATCTTCGCATCCCAATTTATCACCATCACCTTCTTATACTTCTCCAAAAATCTCACCAATTTCACCACTATTCGCATCCCCAAATCCCAATTTATCTCCATCACATCCTTATACTTCCCCGATACCCACTGCAAAAGTTTCACCATTTCCATCACTATCCCCATCCCCGCATCCCAATTTATCTCCATCTCCTTCTTATACTTCTCCCAAAATCTCACCAATTTCACATCTATCCCTATCCCCGAATCCCAATTTATCTCCATCACATCCTTATACTTCCCCGATACCCACTCCAAAAGTTTCACCATTTCCATCAATATCCTCATCCCCGCATCCCAATTTATCTCCATCACCTTCTTATACTTCTCCCAAAATCCCACCAATTTCACAACTATCCCCATCCCCGAATCCCAATGTATTTCCATCACATCCTTATACTTCCCCGATACCCACTCCAAAAGTTTCACCATTTCCATCACTATCCCCATCTTTGCATCCCAATTTATCACCATCGCCTTCTTATACTTCTCCAAAAATCTCACCAATTTCACCACTATCCCCACCCCCAACTCCTAATTTATCTCCATCACATCCTCACATTTCTCCGACATCCCCTCCAAAAGTTTCACCATTTCCATCACTATCCTCATCCCCGCATCCCAATTTATCTCCATCACCTTCTTATACTTCTCCCAAAATCCCACCAATTTCACAACTATCCCCATCCCCGAATCCCAATTTATTTCCATCACATCCTTATACTTCCCCGATACCCACTCCAAAAGTTTCACCATTTCCATCACTATCCCCATCCCTGCATCCTAATTTATCACCATCGTCTTCTTATACTTCTCCAAAAATCTCACCAATTTCACCACTATCCCCACCCCCAACTCCTTATTTATCTCCATCACATCCTCACACTCCTTCGACATCCCCTCCAAAAGTTTCACCATTTCCATCACTACCCCCATCCCCGCATCCCAATTTATCTCCATCGCCTTCTTATACTTCTCCAAAAATCTCACCAACTTCACCACTATCCCCATCCCCATCCCCAAGTCCCAATTTATCTCCATCACATCCTTATACATCCCCGATACCCCCTCCAAAAGTTTCACAATTTCAATCATTATCCCCATCCCCGCATCCCAATTTATCTCCATCGCCTTCTTATACTTCTCCCAAAATCTCACCGATTTCACAACTATCCCCATCTTCAAATCCCAATTTATCTCCATCACATCCTTATACTTCCTCGATACCCACTCCAAAAGTTTCACCATTTCCATCACTATCCCCATCTTCGCATCCCAATTTATCACCATCGCCTTCTTATACTTCTCCAAATATCTCACCAATTTCACCACTATCCCCATCCCCATCCCCGAATCCTAATTTATCTCCATCACATCCTTATACTCCTCCGACATACATTCCCAAAATTTCACCAATTCCATCACATCCTTATACTTCCCCAATACCCCCTCCAAAAGTTTCACCATTTCCATCACTATCCCCATCCCCGCATCCCAATTTATCTCTATCGCCTTCTTATACTTCTCCCAAAATCTCACCGATTTCACAACTATCCCCATCTTCGAATCCCAATTTATCTCCATCACATCCTTATACTTCCCCGATACCCACTCCAAAAGTTTCACCATTTCCATCACTATCCCCATCTTCGCATCACAATTTATCTCCATCGCCTTCTTATACTTCTCCAAAAATCTCACCAATTTCACCACTATCCCCATCCCCATCCCCGAATCCTAATTTATCTCCATCACATCCTTATACTCCTCCGACATACCCTCCCAAAATTTCACCAATTCCATCACATCCTTATACTTCCCCGATACCCACTCCAAAAGTTTCACCATTTCCATCACTATCCCCATCCCCAACTCCTAATTTATCTCCATCACATCCTTATACTCCTCCAACATACCCTCCAAAAATTTCACCAATTCCATCACATCCTTATACTTCCCCGATTCCCCCTCCAAAAGTTTCACCATTTCCATCACTATCCCCATCCCCAACTCCTAATTTATCTCCATCACGTCCTTATACTCCTCCTACATACCCTCCAAAAATTTCACCAATTCGATCACATCCTTATACTTCCCCGATTCCCCCTCCAAAAGTTTCACCATTTCCATCACTATCCCCATCCCCAACTCCTAATTTATCTCCATCACATCCTTATACTCCTCCGACATACCCTTCAAAAATTTCACCATTTCCATCACCTCGTTATACTTCTCCTCCACCCCCTCCACCTATCCTCAAATCTTCGCCTCCTCCGTGGTTTACTCTTCCTCccttcttttcctttaaatCCCCGCCACCTCTATCTCATTCTCCCCCTCCACCTATCCTCAAATCTCCACCTCCTCCAAGGTTTACACTTCCTCCCTTCTTTCCCTTTAAATCCCCGCCACCTCCATCTCCTTCTCCCCCTCCACCTATCCTCAAATCTCCACCTCCTCCGAGGTTTACATTTCCTCCCTTCTTCCCCTTTAAATCCCCGCCACCTCCATCTCCTTCTCCCCCTCCACATATCCTTAAATCTCCACCTCCTCCATGGTTCTTTTTGCctccctttttctttaaatcccCACCTCCTCTATCTCCATCACCTCCTTCATCAAATAATTAACCTCCACCTCGTTGAAAAATATCTTACTAAATTGGTTAGttcttttaactttctttttcataGATTGTTTATTTCGATAAcatggttcttttttttaattttattttgttactaATATTaatctctaattgtttttttttcagattatatATGGTTAATAATGGCAGTGGGTTTCTTCGAAGAGACTACATATTAGATAATGCATGTATTGAAAATGTAATCAATTGAAGGAAAGTGGATTGTATCAATCATgccaaaataatatcatataactTTAGTTATTGTAATAATACATGGATAATGTGGaggaaaatattatgtttgttaAAAAGCATTATAATACTAAATGAATGTCTTTTATTACGataattacttcttttttataattcttatcGTTAAAATTTTTACTCATCTAATTTCTTTGGAGAAAAATAGTAAAAGATAATTTAGATATCAGGACAATGTTTACCTATATACATTGAAGACTTCCCCCACGTGAAAAGCTCGATTATTTGGACTTCCAGGTCTACAAActtgattataattattttgatatataattaacGATGTGTATAACATATGGTCCcttgattataataattttaatatattattaactgTGGGCATAGACTCTCTGTGAGAAGAACggggttttttgttttgaattttaccattcaatattgagttgattgatgataaattaattttggcattttctatgatataataaaataaaaaaataatttgacccAGCGGAGTCCTTAACCTGAATCATAGGGTTGATAGACTGactaaatatcaattaaaaagttAGGTAgggatttttcaagtttaaattattatatcgagtttaataacaatgttgGAAAGTTTTTAACGATCTAAATgtgtcttttttatgtttaaaaccATAGCGAAAGTGCAAGCAGGTTAAACTAGTTAGAACTAATTAAACTATCTGAAAAGAGGATTCATCAGACACATTTTAGGTTACAAACTTTGAATTGATACTGAATTATAATGCAAGAGAGTTGAATTCTCTTTTTAATACaattctttccaaaaaaaattcatgaagttTTTATAATATGGCTTATTGTAAGAAAAGAAATCGTTCAAACAAATTGTATATGAATAGAAGCAtcacaa is a window encoding:
- the LOC18095082 gene encoding uncharacterized protein LOC18095082 isoform X1; its protein translation is MASPSRRHLVHAMVFGLLAINVAANIYDNEEPPRPPHDHEDPPLPYNHKNSLFLPSGFLHRGTPPPPPRSPPPPNKKKTPPPPPKKKKTQSPPPPAKSPPPPPRAKSPPPPPSAKSPPLPSASPPTSSSAPILPPLPSYISPVTSPSKVPPIPSPTPSPTSNLFPSPPYTSPASPPRISPIPSPSPFPSPNLSQSHPHTPPTSPPKVSPIPILSSSPHPNLSPSPSYTSPKISPISPLSAPSTPNLSPSHPHTSPIPTSKVSPFPSLSPSSHPTLSPSPSYTSPKFSPISPLFASPNPNLSPSHPYTSPIPPPKVSPFPSLSPSLHPNLSPSPYYTSPKISPISHLSLSPNPNLSPSHPYTSPIPTPKVSPFPSISSSPHPNLSPSPSYTSPKIPPISQLSPSPNPNLSPSYPYTSPIPTPKVSPFPSLSPSLHPNLSPSPSYTSPKISPISPLSPPPTPNLSPSHPHTPPTSPPKVSPFPSLSPSPHPNLSPSSSYTSSKISPISQLSPSPTPNLSPSHPHTPPTSPPKVSPFPSLSPSPHPNLSPSSSYTSPKISPISPLSPPPTPNLSLSHSHTPPTSPPKVSPFPSLPPSSHPNLSPSPSYTSSKISPISPLSAPPTPNLSPSHPHTSPIPTPKVSPFPSLSPSSHPNLSPSPSYTSPKISPISPLFASPNPNLSPSHPYTSPIPTAKVSPFPSLSPSPHPNLSPSPSYTSPKISPISHLSLSPNPNLSPSHPYTSPIPTPKVSPFPSISSSPHPNLSPSPSYTSPKIPPISQLSPSPNPNVFPSHPYTSPIPTPKVSPFPSLSPSLHPNLSPSPSYTSPKISPISPLSPPPTPNLSPSHPHISPTSPPKVSPFPSLSSSPHPNLSPSPSYTSPKIPPISQLSPSPNPNLFPSHPYTSPIPTPKVSPFPSLSPSLHPNLSPSSSYTSPKISPISPLSPPPTPYLSPSHPHTPSTSPPKVSPFPSLPPSPHPNLSPSPSYTSPKISPTSPLSPSPSPSPNLSPSHPYTSPIPPPKVSQFQSLSPSPHPNLSPSPSYTSPKISPISQLSPSSNPNLSPSHPYTSSIPTPKVSPFPSLSPSSHPNLSPSPSYTSPNISPISPLSPSPSPNPNLSPSHPYTPPTYIPKISPIPSHPYTSPIPPPKVSPFPSLSPSPHPNLSLSPSYTSPKISPISQLSPSSNPNLSPSHPYTSPIPTPKVSPFPSLSPSSHHNLSPSPSYTSPKISPISPLSPSPSPNPNLSPSHPYTPPTYPPKISPIPSHPYTSPIPTPKVSPFPSLSPSPTPNLSPSHPYTPPTYPPKISPIPSHPYTSPIPPPKVSPFPSLSPSPTPNLSPSRPYTPPTYPPKISPIRSHPYTSPIPPPKVSPFPSLSPSPTPNLSPSHPYTPPTYPSKISPFPSPRYTSPPPPPPILKSSPPPWFTLPPFFSFKSPPPLSHSPPPPILKSPPPPRFTLPPFFPFKSPPPPSPSPPPPILKSPPPPRFTFPPFFPFKSPPPPSPSPPPHILKSPPPPWFFLPPFFFKSPPPLSPSPPSSNN
- the LOC18095082 gene encoding uncharacterized protein LOC18095082 isoform X2, coding for MASPSRRHLVHAMVFGLLAINVAANIYDNEEPPRPPHDHEDPPLPYNHKNSLFLPSGFLHRGTPPPPPRSPPPPNKKKTPPPPPKKKKTQSPPPPAKSPPPPPRAKSPPPPPSAKSPPLPSASPPTSSSAPILPPLPSYISPVTSPSKVPPIPSPTPSPTSNLFPSPPYTSPASPPRISPIPSPSPFPSPNLSQSHPHTPPTSPPKVSPIPILSSSPHPNLSPSPSYTSPKISPISPLSAPSTPNLSPSHPHTSPIPTSKVSPFPSLSPSSHPTLSPSPSYTSPKFSPISPLFASPNPNLSPSHPYTSPIPPPKVSPFPSLSPSLHPNLSPSPYYTSPKISPISHLSLSPNPNLSPSHPYTSPIPTPKVSPFPSISSSPHPNLSPSPSYTSPKIPPISQLSPSPNPNLSPSYPYTSPIPTPKVSPFPSLSPSLHPNLSPSPSYTSPKISPISPLSPPPTPNLSPSHPHTPPTSPPKVSPFPSLSPSPHPNLSPSSSYTSSKISPISQLSPSPTPNLSPSHPHTPPTSPPKVSPFPSLSPSPHPNLSPSSSYTSPKISPISPLSPPPTPNLSLSHSHTPPTSPPKVSPFPSLPPSSHPNLSPSPSYTSSKISPISPLSAPPTPNLSPSHPHTSPIPTPKVSPFPSLSPSSHPNLSPSPSYTSPKISPISPLFASPNPNLSPSHPYTSPIPTAKVSPFPSLSPSPHPNLSPSPSYTSPKISPISHLSLSPNPNLSPSHPYTSPIPTPKVSPFPSISSSPHPNLSPSPSYTSPKIPPISQLSPSPNPNVFPSHPYTSPIPTPKVSPFPSLSPSLHPNLSPSPSYTSPKISPISPLSPPPTPNLSPSHPHISPTSPPKVSPFPSLSSSPHPNLSPSPSYTSPKIPPISQLSPSPNPNLFPSHPYTSPIPTPKVSPFPSLSPSLHPNLSPSSSYTSPKISPISPLSPPPTPYLSPSHPHTPSTSPPKVSPFPSLPPSPHPNLSPSPSYTSPKISPTSPLSPSPSPSPNLSPSHPYTSPIPPPKVSQFQSLSPSPHPNLSPSPSYTSPKISPISQLSPSSNPNLSPSHPYTSSIPTPKVSPFPSLSPSSHPNLSPSPSYTSPNISPISPLSPSPSPNPNLSPSHPYTPPTYIPKISPIPSHPYTSPIPPPKVSPFPSLSPSPHPNLSLSPSYTSPKISPISQLSPSSNPNLSPSHPYTSPIPTPKVSPFPSLSPSSHHNLSPSPSYTSPKISPISPLSPSPSPNPNLSPSHPYTPPTYPPKISPIPSHPYTSPIPTPKVSPFPSLSPSPTPNLSPSHPYTPPTYPPKISPIPSHPYTSPIPPPKVSPFPSLSPSPTPNLSPSRPYTPPTYPPKISPIRSHPYTSPIPPPKVSPFPSLSPSPTPNLSPSHPYTPPTYPSKISPFPSPRYTSPPPPPPILKSSPPPWFTLPPFFPFKSPPPPSPSPPPPILKSPPPPRFTFPPFFPFKSPPPPSPSPPPHILKSPPPPWFFLPPFFFKSPPPLSPSPPSSNN